GAGGAATCCCGGCGGCCCGGGTGTCGGGCGCGAGGGACGGGAACAGGACCTGTCAAGGAGACGATCGATGAGAGGAACAGTCGGGGTGATCAGCCTGGGGATGCTGCTTTTGCCGGCCGCGGCGGGTGCGGCCGATTCCTGGACGGACAAGGTGAAACTCAAGGGGGACTTCCGCTACCGGCACGAAACCATAAAGGTCGAGGATCGGGATGCGCGTAACCGGCATCGCATCCGGGCCCGCTTCGGCGTCGAGGCGAGGCCGAGCGACAACGTCCTCGTCGGCCTGCAGCTCGCCAGCGGCTCGGCCGATCCCGTTTCCACCAACGAAAGCCTGGACGGCGGATTTTCCACCAAGGACATCCGCCTCGATCTGGCTTACTTCGACCTGGGGTTCCAGCGGGCTCCGGGATTGCACCTCCTCGGGGGGAAGATCCAGAACCCCTATTACACGCCGGGGGGAACCGAGCTGATCTGGGACAGCGACCTGAACCCCGAAGGGGGCGCCCTCAGATATTCCGGGAAAAGCGGCGGCGTGAAGCTTTTCACCAATATCGGCGGCTTCTGGGTCGAAGAGCGGAGTTCCGACGTCGACACCTGGCTGTTCGGAGCCCAGGGGGGGGTCGAGCTCGCCTTCCCGGATAAAAAGGGGTCCTTTACCGCCGGCGCCGCTTATTACAACTATGAGAACGCCCGGGGCCAGAGCCCGATTTTCGATTCCGACGACCCCTTCGGGAACAGCGTCGATGAAGCGGGGCGCTACCTGCACGATTACGACCTGGTGGAGTTGTTCGGCGAGCTGAAGATCCAGGCCGGAAGCGTCCCGGTGGCCGTCTTCGTCGATTACGTGAAGAACGTGGCCGAGGGGGAGATCGCCGGCAACGAGGGGTGGCTCGTCGGCGCCAGGGCGGGCAAGCTCAAGGATCCCGGATCGTGGGAGCTCCGCTACAACTACCGCAACATCGAGAAGGACGCGGTGCTCGGCGTCTTTACCGACAGCGATTTCATCGGCGGCGGGACCGACGGCAAGGGGAGCGAATTCGGCGTCGACGTCCAGGTGGCCAGAAACTTCACCGCGGGCGCCACCTGCTTCCTCAACAAGCTGGGGACGGCCGCGGGCGCCGACGATTTCCACCGGCTGCAGCTCGACCTGGTGTTCAAGTTCTAACGCTGTTTTCTCGGGATCTTTCCCAGGCTGACCTTCTTGGAGAGGGTGTTGCGGTGGATGCCCAGGGCGGCCGACGTCTTCTGGAGGTGCCCGTTGTTGCGCCGCATCACCTCGGAGATGAAGCAGCGTTCGAACTGCTCCATGGCTTCGGTGAAGAGGATCCCCTTTTCGACCATCTCCGCGCAGAGGGCCTCCAGGCGCTCCTTGAGCCTCGGGGGGCGGGGGGTGTCGCTCACGGCTCCCCCCTCTGGCGGTTCCAGGCCTCGAGGACCTTCCTGTAGTGCGCGTGGAACTTGTCCTTCAGGCTTCGGGGCGTCAGCCGGACGGCGGCGCTGGCGCCCCCGAGCAGGTAGGGGGCCAGGACCGACCGGGCCATGATGTTTTCCCTCACCGGGAAGGCGATGAGGGCGAGAACGAGGATGGAGCAGATGGCCCACCCGCGCACGAAGCCGAAAATGGAGCCCAGGAAACGGTCGGCTCCCTTGAGCGCGGCCGCCTTCAGGAACCGGTTCAGGGCGAAGGACACGAGCGCCCCCGCCGCCAGGGTGCCCAGGAAGATGAGGAGGAAGCCGGCCAGGTTGGCGATCGCTTCGGTCCGGAACAAATCGATCAGGCGCTCGGCCGGGACCGGGTAGAAGAAGACGGCGAGAAGGAAACCGGCGATCAGGGCCACGAGGCTGACGAGTTCGCGCACCAGGCCCTTGAGCAGGGCCAGGAGCGTGGACACGGCCACGATTCCGGCGAACAGGACGTCGAAATAGGTCCACTGGGCTGAAAGCATGGCCTCAAGGTTACACAGGTTTCACAAATAAAAAAACCCATTTGTGAAACCTGTGTTCCCGAATTCTCCCCTCCCTAAATCAGAGGGGAACCGGTCAGGAGCCGGTAGGCTTCGAGATACTTGGCCGCGGTCCCCTCCACCACCCGGGGTGGGAGTTCGGGGGCCGGCGGCTGCTTGTTGAAGCGGATCTCCTCCAGGTAATCCCGGACGTACTGCTTGTCGAAGGAAGGCTGGCTTTTGCCGGGTTCGTACCGGTCGCGGGGCCAGAACCTGGACGAATCCGGCGTCAGGACCTCGTCGCACAGGATGATTTCGCCGTTGTAGACGCCGAACTCGAATTTGACGTCGGCGATGATGATGCCGCGCGACAGGGCGTACTCCGCCGCCCGCGCGTAGATCTGGAGCGTGAGGTCCCGGAGCCTGGAAGCCTGGTCCTCCCCGATCATCCGGGCGGCCTCCGCGTAGGAAATGTTCAGGTCATGCCCCGACTCCGCCTTGGTGGCCGGGGTGAAGACGGGTTCGGGGAGCCGGTCGCACTCCCTCAGGCCCGGGGGGAGGGGAATGCCGCAGACCGTGCCGCTTTCCCGGTATTCGGTCCACCCCGACCCGGCCAGGTAGCCGCGCGCCACGCACTCGATCGGGAACATCTCGGCCTGTACCGCCAGCATGCTCCGCAGGTCGAGGACCTCGCGGTGGCGCTGGAGGTCCGGGGGGAACTCCCCGGCGTCGGCGCTGACCAGGTGGTTGGGGACCAGGTCGCGCATCATGCCGAACCAGAAGCGCGACAACTGGGTCAGCACCGCCCCCTTCCAGGGGATGGGGGTGGGGAGGACGACGTCGAAGGCGGAGATGCGGTCGGTCGCCACGATCAGGAGTTCGTCCCCATAGGCGTACAGGTCGCGCACCTTTCCCCGGCGGAGCAAGGTCAAGCCGGGGAGGTCGGTCTGGACGCAAAGGTTCGGTTTCTTTTCCATAGTCCTCTCCGGATCAGCTGGCCAGCGCCTGCTGCTGACGGAAATCCACGCCGATGATTTTCGATACCCCAGGCTCCTCCATGGTGATGCCGTACATCGTCTGGGCCGTTTCCATGGTGTTCTTGTTGTGGGTGATGATGATGAACTGGGTGTTGTGGCTCAGCTCGGTCACCAGCCGCGCGAAGCGGTTGACGTTGGCGTCGTCGAGCGGCGCGTCGACCTCGTCCAGGACGCAGACGGGGCTCGGGCGGTAGCGGAAGATGGCGATCAGCAGCGCCAGGGCCGTCAGGGCCTTCTCCCCCCCCGACAGCAGCAGCACGTTCTGCAGCCGCTTCCCCGGGGGCTGGGCGATGATGTCGATGCCGCTGTCGAGCATGTCCTCCTCGTCGAGCAGCCTCAGGTCGCACTGCCCGCCGCCGAAGAGGATCTGGAACACCTCCTGGAAATTCTTCCGGATCGCCCGGAACGCCTCCTCGAACTGTTCGACGGAGCGCCGGTTGATGTCGGCGATCGCCTTCTGGATGTCGGCGATCGATTTCTCGATGTCCAGCCGCTGGCCGTTCAGGAACTGGTAGCGCTGCTCCAGCTCCTTGTACTCTTCCAGGGCGCGCATGTTGATCGGGCCGAAGTTTTCGACCGCCTCGCGCATCCGGTCGTGCTCCTCGGCCACTTCCCGGTACTCGCGCTGCCACCCGTCGTCCTCGATGTCGACGACGAGCTCGGCTACCGGAAGGTGGAACTCCTCCTGGCAGTGGCGCTCGAGATGCTCCAGGTCGTTTTCGAGCCGGGTTTTTTCGATCTCGATCCGGCTCCGGGCGTTCATGGTCTCCTCGCGCCCGGAGTGCAGGACCCGCAGCCGCTCCTCCACCTGCCCGAGCGCCGCGCGCCCGGCCGAGAGGGCCGTCTGCATCGCTCCGAGCGTTTCCTCCGTCGTCTCGATGGCCCCGGCGCATGCGGCCATCCTCTCCCTGGCCTGCTCCTGGGCGGCGGCGAGTTCCCCGATCCGTTCGCGCACCTGCGCGGCCTCGGTCCGGCTGGCTTCGGCGCGCCGGCGCACCTCCCCCGATTCCTGCTCGAGCCGGCGCAGGTCGGCGTCGATGCCCGACCGGCGCTCCTTCTTGACGGCGAGGGCGGAGACGAGGGCGCCGAGGTCCCTGGAGAGCGTGGCGCTTCCGGTACGGAGCGACTGCAGCCGCGCGTTCAGTCCGGCCAGCTCCGCCGACCCGGTGCCGCTGCGCGCTTCGATCCCGGCGATCTCCCCGGCCGCCCCCTCGAGGCGGGACTCGAGTTCCCGCCGCTCCGCGCCGAGCTGGCCGAGTTCGGTGTCGGCCACCTGCTCCGCCTGCTCGATCCGGCCCAGGTCGGCTTCGATCCTGGAGATCTCGTGTCCCTGGAGGGCCGTCTCCACCTCCAGCTTGCGGGCCTCGGCCGTCAGGGCCTTGATCGATTCCGCCGTGACCGACTGGTCCTCCTTGAGGCGGGAGAGCGCCGCGCGCGCCGATTCGATCTTCTGGGCCACCGCGGCCAGCTTCTTCCCGAGTTCCCGCTTCTCGCGCTTCAGGGCGAGAAAGCCCGCCATCGATTTTCGTTCGCCGACGGCCGAGAGGGTGCCGCGGGGGGAGTAGGCCTCCCCCGAGAGGGTCAGAAAGTTGGCGGCTGGCGATCGCTCGGCCACGCGAAACGCCGTATCGAGGTCGGAGACCATGACGGTCGAGGCGTATTCGGGGAGCGCGCGCCCGAACGCGCTCTTGACGTCGGGCGCCATGCGCAGCAGCTCGTCCAGGTAGCCTATCACCCCGTCGCCGCCGACTTCCGGCCGGCCGGCGCCGGTGCCGTGGCAGTGGCCGTTCTGCAGGGTCATGAAGGTGCATTTCCCCGCGCCGATCCGTTTGAGCCGCTCCACCCCGCTCATGGCGTCCTCGCGGCTTTCGACCAGGATGTACTGCAGCGGGGCGTTCAGGTAGTCCTCGAGCGCGGTCTCGTAGGCCGGATCGGTCTCGATGTGGTCGGCCAGCGTCCTGGCGCGGCACGCCTCCTCCCCCGGGACCCGCGTGGAGAGGTATTTCTGCACCCCCTCGGAATAATTGCTGCGCCGCTGCTCGATCTCCTCGAGCGAGGAGTAGCGGTGCTGCATCAGGCCGTGCTCGTTGGAGAGCGCCGCGAGTTCCTCCGCGAGCCGTTCGATCTCGCCCGCCAGGCTGGCGGCCCGGGCATCGAGCCCCTCGCCGGCGGCGGCCACTTCCTGCTGCCGGGCGGCCTTGCGGTCGTGGTCGGCCCGCACCCTCTCGAGTTCGGCCGCCCGTCCGGCCCGCTCTTCCGCCCTGATCTGCCGCTCGTTTTCGAGCCGCGCGGCCCGGGCCGAGATCCGGGCCAGGCTTTCCTGGCAGCGGGCCTGCAGGTTCTTCAGGTCCGACAGCTTCCCGGCCCCGGTCAGGAGGAAGGAGCGGAGTTCGTCGATCTGTGTTTCGGCCGCCCGGATCTCCTCCTGCAGCCGTTCGCTCTTCGCCTGTTCGGTCTCGACGACCTCCCGCTCCCGCGTGATCTCTTCCGACAGGGCGCGTCCGGTCTCCCGGAGACGCTCCGTCTCGCTCCCGATGACGCGTTCCCGGTCGGCGATGGCCGCCTGTTCGCGCTCGAGCTCCCCGGTGCGGGCGATGAGGGCCAGGCGCTGGGTTTCCTGGTTTTCCTGCAGGTTCCGGGCGTCGCCCGCCTCGACCTTGAGCGCCGTCAGGCGCTCGCGGACCTGGTTGACCTCCTCTTCCTGCCGGGTGCACTCCCGGCGCGCGTCGTCCCGCTCGCCCTCCGCTCCGGCCAGCTCGGCCAGCACCGCCTCCTCCCGCTCCCGGGCGGCGGTGAAACGCTCGGCGCACTCGGACAGCTTCCGGCGCAGTTCGCGGTCCTCCATCCCGACCTTGAGGCGCGCGACGGAGCGCAGCTCCTCCCTCAGCCGGTTGTAACGCCGCGCCTTGGCCGCCTGCCGGCGCAGGGAGTTCAGCTGCCGCACCACCTCGCGGGTGATGTCCTCGGCCCGAAGCAGGTTCTGCTGCGCCTGTTCCAGCTTGCTCTCCGCCGAATAGCGCCGGCTCTTGAAGAGGGTGATCCGCGCCGCTTCCTCGATCAGGCTGCGGCGCTCGGCCGGCTTGGAACTGAGGATCTGGCCGATGCGCCCCTGCTCGAGAATGGCGTAGGAGTTGGGCCCCAGCCCGGTCCCCTCGAACAGGGCCTGGATGTCCTTCAGGCGGCAGCGGCGCCCGTCGAGGTAATACTCGCTTTCGCCCGAGCGGTAGAGCCGCCGGCCCACGGTGAAGCTCGCCGGGTCGAACTCGGGCGCCCCCGGGATCTCGATCGGGTCGTCCAGCGAGAGGGTCAGGATGACCTCGGCGAAGCCGGTCGGTTTGCGCTTCTGGGTCCCGTTGAAGATCACCCCTTCCATCTTGTCGGTGCGCAGCGATTTGGCGCTCTGCTCCCCGACCACCCAGCTGATGGCGTCGGAGATGTTGCTCTTCCCGCAGCCGTTGGGGCCGACGATGGCCGTGACCCCCTCGTGGAAAGGTATGTGCGTGCGGTCGCAGAACGATTTGAATCCCACGAGCTCCAGTTTCTTGATTCGGTTCATAGCGTTCGTGCCACCCTTTCCGCCGTCTCGTTTCCCTTTACTGCAGGTTCAGATGAAAGAAACCCGCCACCTGCC
This DNA window, taken from Acidobacteriota bacterium, encodes the following:
- the smc gene encoding chromosome segregation protein SMC, translated to MNRIKKLELVGFKSFCDRTHIPFHEGVTAIVGPNGCGKSNISDAISWVVGEQSAKSLRTDKMEGVIFNGTQKRKPTGFAEVILTLSLDDPIEIPGAPEFDPASFTVGRRLYRSGESEYYLDGRRCRLKDIQALFEGTGLGPNSYAILEQGRIGQILSSKPAERRSLIEEAARITLFKSRRYSAESKLEQAQQNLLRAEDITREVVRQLNSLRRQAAKARRYNRLREELRSVARLKVGMEDRELRRKLSECAERFTAAREREEAVLAELAGAEGERDDARRECTRQEEEVNQVRERLTALKVEAGDARNLQENQETQRLALIARTGELEREQAAIADRERVIGSETERLRETGRALSEEITREREVVETEQAKSERLQEEIRAAETQIDELRSFLLTGAGKLSDLKNLQARCQESLARISARAARLENERQIRAEERAGRAAELERVRADHDRKAARQQEVAAAGEGLDARAASLAGEIERLAEELAALSNEHGLMQHRYSSLEEIEQRRSNYSEGVQKYLSTRVPGEEACRARTLADHIETDPAYETALEDYLNAPLQYILVESREDAMSGVERLKRIGAGKCTFMTLQNGHCHGTGAGRPEVGGDGVIGYLDELLRMAPDVKSAFGRALPEYASTVMVSDLDTAFRVAERSPAANFLTLSGEAYSPRGTLSAVGERKSMAGFLALKREKRELGKKLAAVAQKIESARAALSRLKEDQSVTAESIKALTAEARKLEVETALQGHEISRIEADLGRIEQAEQVADTELGQLGAERRELESRLEGAAGEIAGIEARSGTGSAELAGLNARLQSLRTGSATLSRDLGALVSALAVKKERRSGIDADLRRLEQESGEVRRRAEASRTEAAQVRERIGELAAAQEQARERMAACAGAIETTEETLGAMQTALSAGRAALGQVEERLRVLHSGREETMNARSRIEIEKTRLENDLEHLERHCQEEFHLPVAELVVDIEDDGWQREYREVAEEHDRMREAVENFGPINMRALEEYKELEQRYQFLNGQRLDIEKSIADIQKAIADINRRSVEQFEEAFRAIRKNFQEVFQILFGGGQCDLRLLDEEDMLDSGIDIIAQPPGKRLQNVLLLSGGEKALTALALLIAIFRYRPSPVCVLDEVDAPLDDANVNRFARLVTELSHNTQFIIITHNKNTMETAQTMYGITMEEPGVSKIIGVDFRQQQALAS
- a CDS encoding histidine kinase: MSDTPRPPRLKERLEALCAEMVEKGILFTEAMEQFERCFISEVMRRNNGHLQKTSAALGIHRNTLSKKVSLGKIPRKQR
- a CDS encoding phosphoribosylaminoimidazolesuccinocarboxamide synthase, whose translation is MEKKPNLCVQTDLPGLTLLRRGKVRDLYAYGDELLIVATDRISAFDVVLPTPIPWKGAVLTQLSRFWFGMMRDLVPNHLVSADAGEFPPDLQRHREVLDLRSMLAVQAEMFPIECVARGYLAGSGWTEYRESGTVCGIPLPPGLRECDRLPEPVFTPATKAESGHDLNISYAEAARMIGEDQASRLRDLTLQIYARAAEYALSRGIIIADVKFEFGVYNGEIILCDEVLTPDSSRFWPRDRYEPGKSQPSFDKQYVRDYLEEIRFNKQPPAPELPPRVVEGTAAKYLEAYRLLTGSPLI
- a CDS encoding CvpA family protein, producing MLSAQWTYFDVLFAGIVAVSTLLALLKGLVRELVSLVALIAGFLLAVFFYPVPAERLIDLFRTEAIANLAGFLLIFLGTLAAGALVSFALNRFLKAAALKGADRFLGSIFGFVRGWAICSILVLALIAFPVRENIMARSVLAPYLLGGASAAVRLTPRSLKDKFHAHYRKVLEAWNRQRGEP